One Streptomyces sp. RPA4-2 genomic window carries:
- a CDS encoding thiamine pyrophosphate-binding protein: protein MPDGSSDTNSTLISGGHLVAKALRAEGVEVVYTLCGGHIIDIYDGCVDEGIEVVDVRHEQVAAHAADGYARITGKPGCAVVTAGPGTTDAVTGVANAFRAESPMLLIGGQGAHTQHKMGSLQDLPHVDMMTPITKFAATVPDTARAADMVSMAFRECYHGAPGPSFLEIPRDVLDAKVPVDKARIPAAGRYRASTRSAGDPEAIERLADLLVHAEKPAILLGSQVWTTRGTEAAIDLVRTLNIPAYMNGAGRGTLPPGDPHHFQLSRRYAFSHADVIVIVGTPFDFRMGYGKRLSPDATVVQIDLDYRTVGKNRDIDLGIVGDAGLVLKSVTDAASGRVNGGASRRKEWLDELRAAEQTALDKRLPSLRSDASPIHPYRLVSEINDFLTEDSIYIGDGGDIVTFSGQVVQPKSPGHWMDPGPLGTLGVGIPFVLAAKKARPDKEVVALFGDGAFSLTGWDFETLVRYDLPFVGIVGNNSSMNQIRYGQAQKYGLERERVGNTLGDVHYDKFAQMLGGYGEEVRDPADIAPALRRARESGKPSLINVWVDPDAYAPGTMNQTMYK, encoded by the coding sequence ATGCCCGACGGCAGCAGCGACACCAACTCGACCCTCATCTCAGGTGGGCACCTGGTCGCCAAGGCACTCAGAGCGGAAGGCGTGGAGGTCGTCTACACCTTGTGCGGCGGCCACATCATCGACATCTACGACGGCTGTGTCGACGAAGGCATAGAGGTCGTCGACGTGCGTCACGAGCAGGTCGCCGCCCACGCCGCCGACGGCTACGCGCGGATCACCGGCAAACCCGGATGCGCGGTCGTCACGGCCGGGCCGGGTACCACCGACGCCGTGACGGGCGTCGCGAACGCCTTCCGCGCCGAGTCCCCGATGCTGCTGATCGGCGGTCAGGGGGCGCACACCCAGCACAAGATGGGATCGCTCCAGGACCTGCCGCACGTCGACATGATGACGCCGATCACCAAGTTCGCCGCGACCGTCCCGGACACGGCGCGCGCCGCCGACATGGTGTCGATGGCGTTCCGGGAGTGCTACCACGGCGCACCCGGTCCCTCCTTCCTGGAGATCCCGCGCGACGTCCTGGACGCCAAGGTGCCGGTCGACAAGGCCCGGATCCCCGCCGCCGGCCGGTACCGCGCCTCGACCCGCTCGGCCGGTGACCCCGAGGCGATCGAGCGGCTCGCCGATCTGCTCGTGCACGCCGAGAAGCCCGCGATCCTGCTGGGCAGCCAGGTGTGGACGACCCGGGGCACCGAGGCGGCCATCGACCTCGTCCGCACCCTCAACATCCCCGCGTACATGAACGGCGCGGGACGCGGCACCCTGCCGCCCGGGGACCCGCACCACTTCCAGCTCTCGCGCCGGTACGCGTTCTCCCACGCCGACGTGATCGTGATCGTGGGCACGCCCTTCGACTTCCGTATGGGCTACGGCAAACGGCTCTCCCCCGACGCGACCGTCGTACAGATCGACCTCGACTACCGGACCGTCGGCAAGAACCGGGACATCGACCTGGGGATCGTCGGGGACGCGGGCCTGGTCCTGAAGTCGGTGACCGACGCCGCCTCCGGGCGCGTCAACGGGGGCGCGTCGAGGCGCAAGGAGTGGCTCGACGAACTGCGGGCCGCCGAACAGACGGCGCTCGACAAGCGGCTGCCCAGCCTGAGGTCGGACGCCTCGCCCATCCACCCGTACCGCCTGGTGAGCGAGATCAACGACTTCCTCACCGAGGACTCCATCTACATCGGGGACGGCGGCGACATCGTCACCTTCTCCGGGCAGGTCGTACAGCCCAAGTCACCGGGCCACTGGATGGACCCGGGTCCGCTCGGCACCCTCGGCGTCGGCATCCCCTTCGTCCTCGCGGCGAAGAAGGCCCGCCCCGACAAGGAGGTCGTGGCCCTCTTCGGCGACGGCGCGTTCTCCCTCACCGGCTGGGACTTCGAGACCCTCGTCCGTTACGACCTGCCGTTCGTCGGCATCGTCGGCAACAACTCCTCGATGAACCAGATCCGTTACGGCCAGGCCCAGAAGTACGGGCTGGAGCGCGAGCGGGTCGGCAACACCCTCGGCGACGTCCACTACGACAAGTTCGCGCAGATGCTCGGGGGTTACGGCGAGGAGGTCCGCGACCCCGCCGACATCGCCCCGGCGCTGCGACGCGCCCGCGAGTCGGGCAAGCCGTCGCTCATCAACGTCTGGGTCGACCCGGACGCGTACGCCCCCGGAACCATGAACCAGACGATGTACAAGTGA
- the sucC gene encoding ADP-forming succinate--CoA ligase subunit beta: MDLYEHQARELFEEHGILVPRAEVTDSPKEARGIARRLGGRAVVKAQVKTGGRGKAGGVKLAADPAAAELTARQILGMDIKGHTVREVMLAQPVDIESEFYVSYVLDRAAGRFLAIASAEGGMDIEEVAASRPDAVARIPVDPAEGVTSAKAAEIAEAAGLPPRTVDVLVRLWGVLTREDALLVEVNPLVRTAQGQILALDGKVTLDDNARFRQERWGEKDAPHDDPLEAAAAARGLNYVKLDGEVGIIGNGAGLVMSTLDVVAGCGARPANFLDIGGGASARIMADGLSVVLSDPAVKSVFVNVFGGITACDAVADGIVQALESVRLTKPLVVRLDGNNAVRGRAILDDRAHPLVQQATTMDGAARRAARLATAD; the protein is encoded by the coding sequence ATGGACCTGTACGAGCACCAGGCAAGGGAACTCTTCGAGGAACACGGCATCTTGGTACCGAGGGCCGAGGTCACCGACTCGCCCAAGGAGGCCCGCGGGATCGCCCGCAGGCTCGGCGGCCGGGCGGTCGTCAAGGCACAGGTGAAGACGGGCGGCCGCGGCAAGGCCGGCGGCGTGAAGCTCGCCGCGGATCCGGCCGCGGCGGAACTGACGGCGCGCCAGATCCTCGGCATGGACATCAAGGGCCACACCGTCCGCGAGGTGATGCTGGCCCAACCCGTCGACATCGAGAGCGAGTTCTACGTCAGCTACGTTCTCGACCGCGCGGCCGGGCGCTTCCTCGCCATCGCCTCGGCCGAGGGCGGCATGGACATCGAGGAGGTGGCCGCGAGCCGGCCCGACGCCGTCGCGCGTATCCCCGTCGACCCCGCCGAAGGCGTCACCTCGGCGAAGGCGGCCGAGATCGCCGAAGCCGCCGGCCTTCCCCCGCGGACCGTCGACGTCCTGGTACGCCTGTGGGGGGTACTGACCCGGGAGGACGCCCTGCTCGTCGAGGTGAACCCCCTCGTGCGCACCGCCCAGGGGCAGATCCTCGCCCTGGACGGCAAGGTCACCCTCGACGACAACGCCCGCTTCCGGCAGGAACGCTGGGGAGAGAAGGACGCCCCGCACGACGACCCCCTGGAGGCGGCCGCCGCGGCCAGGGGCCTGAACTACGTCAAGCTGGACGGCGAGGTCGGCATCATCGGCAACGGCGCGGGCCTGGTCATGTCGACCCTCGACGTGGTCGCCGGCTGCGGCGCCCGCCCTGCGAACTTCCTCGACATCGGCGGCGGCGCCTCCGCCCGGATCATGGCCGACGGCCTGTCCGTGGTCCTCTCCGACCCGGCGGTGAAATCGGTCTTCGTGAACGTCTTCGGCGGCATCACGGCCTGCGACGCCGTCGCCGACGGCATCGTGCAGGCCCTGGAGAGCGTCCGGTTGACCAAGCCGCTCGTGGTCCGCCTCGACGGCAACAACGCCGTACGCGGCCGGGCCATCCTCGACGACCGCGCGCACCCCCTGGTCCAGCAGGCCACCACCATGGACGGCGCCGCGCGCCGCGCCGCCCGACTCGCCACCGCCGACTGA
- the sucD gene encoding succinate--CoA ligase subunit alpha, with translation MAVFLSKESKILVQGMTGGEGMKHTRRMLAAGTDVVGGVNPRKAGRSVDFDVPRSLDGRGGTPVSVPVFGSVREGMAATGADVTVVFVPPAFAKAAVLEAADAGIALAVVITEGIPVHDAVAFHAHAAAKGTRVIGPNCPGLISPGQSNAGIIPADITKPGRIGLVSKSGTLTYQLMYELRDIGFSTCVGIGGDPVVGTTHIDCLAAFQDDPDTDLVVLIGEIGGDAEERAAAYIRDHVTKPVVGYIAGFTAPEGKTMGHAGAIVSGSSGTARAKKTALEAAGVPVGGTPTETARLVLARLEAERVATGG, from the coding sequence ATGGCCGTCTTCCTCAGCAAGGAGAGCAAGATCCTCGTCCAGGGCATGACCGGCGGCGAGGGCATGAAACACACCCGGCGGATGCTCGCCGCCGGCACGGACGTCGTCGGCGGCGTCAACCCGCGCAAGGCGGGCCGCAGCGTCGACTTCGACGTCCCCCGAAGCCTCGACGGCCGGGGCGGCACTCCGGTCAGCGTGCCGGTCTTCGGTTCGGTGCGCGAGGGGATGGCGGCGACCGGCGCCGACGTCACCGTCGTCTTCGTGCCGCCCGCGTTCGCCAAGGCCGCGGTGCTGGAGGCCGCCGACGCGGGGATCGCACTCGCCGTCGTCATCACCGAGGGCATCCCCGTCCACGACGCCGTCGCCTTCCACGCGCACGCCGCCGCGAAGGGCACCCGTGTCATCGGCCCCAACTGCCCCGGCCTGATCAGCCCCGGCCAGTCGAACGCGGGCATCATCCCCGCCGACATCACCAAGCCCGGACGCATCGGCCTGGTCTCCAAGTCGGGCACACTGACCTACCAACTCATGTACGAGCTGCGCGACATCGGCTTCTCGACGTGTGTGGGCATCGGCGGCGACCCCGTCGTCGGCACCACGCACATCGACTGCCTGGCCGCCTTCCAGGACGACCCGGACACCGACCTCGTCGTCCTCATCGGGGAGATCGGCGGCGACGCGGAGGAGCGGGCCGCCGCGTACATCCGCGACCACGTCACCAAGCCGGTCGTCGGCTACATCGCCGGTTTCACCGCGCCCGAGGGCAAGACGATGGGGCACGCCGGCGCGATCGTCTCCGGCTCGTCCGGCACCGCCCGGGCGAAGAAGACGGCCCTGGAAGCGGCCGGGGTGCCGGTGGGGGGAACCCCGACCGAGACGGCCCGACTGGTGCTGGCCCGGCTGGAGGCGGAGCGTGTCGCCACCGGCGGGTGA
- a CDS encoding aldehyde dehydrogenase family protein: protein MASTPNTSLVLKSGTSWADAWQRCLAVAPEAFQEDRVLNLWGTSWRADGRALPATSPVDGSPVAGPPRLDGATAQQAVRASLDRHRAWRHVPLPERRARVAATLDALTEHRELLALLLVWEIGKPWRLAQADVDRAIDGVRWYVDGIEPMVEGRSPLDGPVSNIASWNYPMSVLVHAMLVQALAGNAVIAKAPTDGGVACLTLACALAAREGIPVTLVSGSGGELSEALVRAPEIGCVSFVGGRDTGAAVATAVADLGKRHILEQEGLNTWGVWNYTDWDALTAVVPKLFDYGKQRCTAYPRFVVQRTLFDEFLAAYLPAVRTLRIGHPLAVENPDDPFPALDFGPVINAAKAKELDDQVAEAISRGAVPLHRGKLSDTRFLPGQDTSAYVQPVTLLNPPPSSPLHHAEPFGPVDTIVLVDTEAELLAAMNASNGALVATLSTDDEATYTRLAPQIRAFKLGRGKPRSRGDRDELFGGLGASWRGAFVGGELLVRAVTQGPAEERLPGNFPEYQLVP, encoded by the coding sequence ATGGCATCCACCCCCAACACCTCCCTGGTCCTGAAGTCCGGGACGTCCTGGGCCGACGCCTGGCAGCGCTGCCTCGCCGTCGCGCCCGAGGCGTTCCAGGAGGACCGGGTCCTCAACCTCTGGGGCACCTCCTGGCGGGCCGACGGCCGGGCACTGCCCGCCACCAGCCCGGTCGACGGAAGCCCCGTAGCGGGTCCGCCCCGCCTGGACGGCGCCACCGCCCAGCAGGCCGTACGCGCCTCACTCGACCGGCACCGGGCCTGGCGCCACGTCCCCCTGCCCGAACGCCGAGCCCGCGTCGCCGCCACCCTCGACGCGCTCACCGAGCACCGTGAACTGCTCGCCCTTCTCCTGGTCTGGGAGATCGGCAAGCCCTGGCGGCTCGCGCAGGCGGACGTGGACCGGGCGATCGACGGCGTCCGCTGGTACGTCGACGGCATCGAACCCATGGTCGAGGGCCGGAGCCCGCTGGACGGCCCGGTGTCCAACATCGCCAGCTGGAACTACCCGATGAGCGTCCTCGTCCACGCCATGCTGGTCCAGGCCCTGGCAGGCAACGCGGTCATCGCCAAGGCCCCCACGGACGGCGGCGTCGCCTGCCTCACCCTGGCCTGCGCGCTCGCCGCACGCGAGGGGATCCCCGTCACCCTCGTCAGCGGCAGCGGCGGCGAACTGTCCGAGGCGCTCGTGCGCGCACCCGAGATCGGCTGCGTCTCCTTCGTCGGCGGCCGCGACACCGGCGCCGCCGTGGCCACCGCCGTCGCCGACCTCGGCAAGCGACACATCCTCGAACAGGAAGGCCTCAACACCTGGGGCGTCTGGAACTACACGGACTGGGACGCGCTGACGGCCGTCGTCCCGAAACTCTTCGACTACGGCAAGCAGCGCTGCACCGCCTACCCGCGCTTCGTCGTCCAGCGCACCCTGTTCGACGAGTTCCTCGCCGCGTACCTGCCGGCCGTCCGCACCCTGCGGATCGGCCACCCACTAGCGGTCGAGAACCCCGACGACCCCTTTCCCGCCCTGGACTTCGGACCCGTCATCAACGCGGCCAAGGCGAAGGAGCTGGACGACCAGGTCGCCGAGGCCATCAGCCGCGGCGCCGTTCCCCTGCACCGCGGCAAGCTGTCCGACACACGGTTCCTGCCCGGCCAGGACACCTCGGCGTACGTCCAGCCCGTCACGCTGCTCAACCCGCCGCCGTCCTCACCACTGCACCACGCGGAGCCCTTCGGCCCCGTCGACACCATCGTCCTGGTCGACACCGAGGCGGAACTGCTCGCCGCGATGAACGCGTCGAACGGAGCGCTGGTGGCGACCCTTTCCACGGACGACGAGGCGACGTACACCCGCCTCGCGCCGCAGATCCGCGCGTTCAAACTCGGCCGCGGCAAGCCCCGTTCGCGCGGCGACCGCGACGAGCTGTTCGGCGGACTCGGCGCCTCCTGGCGCGGGGCCTTCGTGGGCGGCGAACTGCTCGTCCGCGCCGTCACGCAGGGTCCGGCGGAGGAACGGCTGCCGGGCAACTTCCCCGAGTACCAGCTCGTTCCGTGA
- a CDS encoding LLM class flavin-dependent oxidoreductase → MSEQRVRFGIKTTPMHVSYEDIRRVWREADALPEIEDAWLWDHLLPLRGPRSGQMHESWTLLSALAAQTERLRLGLLVTSNRVRPPAVLGKIASTVDVISGGRLVMGIGVGGTRQPPGAGGIAGENPAVAEYAAYGLTLVPPGEGVARLAETVEILKRMWTEDVFDFEGRHYRLRGTYNEPKPVQRPGPPLLIGGWGTRLLRLVAERADIWNVPGPPHNGVEFVAERGRVLDAHCAEIGRDPREITRSVQVVVSYDDPAATRAAVTGLIGVGTNHVVLSLPQPYPQGVARWLVDEIVTRVPAVVPESGRRP, encoded by the coding sequence ATGAGCGAACAGCGCGTGCGCTTCGGCATCAAGACCACCCCCATGCACGTCTCCTACGAGGACATCCGCCGAGTCTGGCGGGAGGCCGACGCCCTCCCCGAGATCGAGGACGCCTGGCTCTGGGACCATCTGCTTCCGTTGCGCGGGCCCAGGAGCGGCCAGATGCACGAGAGCTGGACGCTGCTCAGCGCTCTCGCCGCCCAGACCGAGCGGCTGCGGCTCGGACTGCTCGTCACCAGCAACCGTGTCCGCCCGCCCGCCGTCCTCGGGAAGATCGCCTCGACCGTGGACGTGATCTCCGGCGGGCGGCTCGTGATGGGCATCGGCGTCGGCGGCACCCGGCAGCCTCCCGGCGCGGGCGGGATCGCCGGCGAGAATCCGGCGGTCGCGGAGTACGCGGCGTACGGGCTGACACTCGTCCCGCCCGGTGAGGGCGTCGCCCGGCTCGCGGAGACCGTCGAGATCCTGAAGCGCATGTGGACCGAGGACGTCTTCGACTTCGAGGGACGCCACTACCGGCTCCGGGGTACGTACAACGAGCCCAAGCCCGTGCAGCGGCCGGGGCCCCCGCTCCTGATCGGAGGCTGGGGGACGCGGCTGCTGCGGCTGGTCGCCGAGCGGGCCGACATCTGGAACGTCCCCGGACCGCCGCACAACGGCGTGGAGTTCGTCGCCGAGCGCGGCCGGGTCCTGGACGCCCACTGCGCGGAGATCGGGCGCGACCCGCGTGAGATCACCCGGTCTGTGCAGGTCGTCGTCTCCTACGACGACCCCGCCGCCACCCGGGCCGCGGTCACCGGCCTCATCGGCGTGGGCACCAACCACGTCGTGCTCAGCCTGCCCCAGCCCTACCCGCAGGGGGTCGCGCGGTGGCTGGTGGACGAGATCGTGACACGGGTGCCGGCAGTGGTACCGGAGAGTGGGCGGCGCCCCTGA
- a CDS encoding MarR family winged helix-turn-helix transcriptional regulator, with the protein MPLEARLGYLLKHAQQRLTRASAEALAPFGVDGHELAVLAVLAAEYPLSQVEVAGRLGVDRTTMVALVDGLEDHGLVERRRSPQDRRKNIVELTAAGHDCLRQAELARRETERRFLAPLGEEAGAALVRALRVLVVGVREGEE; encoded by the coding sequence GTGCCCCTTGAGGCCAGGCTCGGCTATCTCCTCAAGCACGCACAGCAACGGCTGACGCGGGCATCCGCCGAGGCGCTGGCACCCTTCGGGGTGGACGGGCACGAGCTGGCGGTACTGGCGGTGCTGGCCGCCGAGTACCCGCTGTCGCAGGTCGAGGTCGCGGGACGGCTCGGCGTCGACCGCACCACGATGGTGGCGCTCGTCGACGGACTGGAGGACCATGGGCTCGTCGAGCGCCGCCGCAGCCCCCAGGACCGTCGCAAGAACATCGTGGAGCTGACCGCGGCGGGCCACGACTGCCTGCGACAGGCCGAACTGGCTCGGCGGGAGACGGAACGGCGCTTCCTCGCTCCGCTGGGCGAGGAGGCGGGGGCCGCGCTCGTGCGGGCGCTGCGGGTTCTGGTGGTGGGGGTGCGCGAGGGGGAGGAGTGA